From the uncultured Methanomethylovorans sp. genome, the window CTGTTCACTGGCCTCTCAAACAAAATTTTTTCAGGGGTTGTCTCATGGTAATGTAGTACACCACCTTCGGGTTTCAATGCTCTGATTCCATTTAATAGGTAGTGATGAGTTGTTCCTACGTAACCCATGATTACCCTGTCAGCCACCCCTTCCGGTGTAACAACAGCACAGTCTCCAAGTATAGGTTCAACCAGATTATCTACATGGTTTAAAAGGATGTTTTCTTGGAGGTAACCAAAGGATACAGGGTTTAGTTCGATAGATATGATCTTTTTTGGTGAGGAATGTACTGCCATGGGTACAGAAAAATAGCCAATGCCTGCAAACATATCAACTACAAATTCATTACTTGCAGATATACTCATTAATTTCTTTTCAGCAAGGTTGCCTTTTGAGAACATCACTTTTGTAACATCCAGTTTGAAAATACAGCCATTTTCCTTGTGTAGGGTTTCAGTACCACTACCTGCTATGATTTCTCTTTCAGGAAGTCTGAAAGCTCCTTTAATGCCTTTGTCACGAACTACACAGGTACATCTTGGATACATTTGCAGCAGTTTTTGACCGATAAGGGTAACTAGATCATTGAGTTCTTCAGGTATTGTTATTACAATAACTGTTCCTATTACTTGCCAACTTGAAGGTATTTTTGCAAGTTCTTGTATAGGTATTTCATCTGATAGTAATTCCTTTAGAGATCTATGGGACTCATAGAATTCCGGATTATCGTCTTTAAGGCATATATATTCTGAAATTGCTTTTGTTACAGGCACAAGCAGATGTTCTGTTCCATTTTTTATGACCTTCTTGATCTTTCTGTTCATATCAAGAGTTTTACTTTCTAGCAGCTTGGTCCGTATAAATTCTGCCTCTTCAATAGGTACGCAAACAGTGAGATTTTGTTGAATTTGCATATCATTAACCATTATCATTTGTATAACTCAAACTTGGACAAATGTCCATATTAGAATCCATTCGACTATTAGCTAACATTTATATAGAGTTATTGTTATCATAAGTAATATGAGTGACTGCGATCGGACTGCTCTTTTTTCTAATGGAAATGGTTTTGTCGCATTGAACAGTCCTGTAAAGATCCAGATATTGGATTTCCTGAAAATTTCCTCACGTTCCTTTGATGAGATTGTTAAGCATACCGGAAAAGCTAAATCCACAGTTTCAGTACATCTTAACGATCTGCGGTCATCTGGTCTTGTGGAAGA encodes:
- a CDS encoding class I SAM-dependent methyltransferase family protein; translated protein: MIMVNDMQIQQNLTVCVPIEEAEFIRTKLLESKTLDMNRKIKKVIKNGTEHLLVPVTKAISEYICLKDDNPEFYESHRSLKELLSDEIPIQELAKIPSSWQVIGTVIVITIPEELNDLVTLIGQKLLQMYPRCTCVVRDKGIKGAFRLPEREIIAGSGTETLHKENGCIFKLDVTKVMFSKGNLAEKKLMSISASNEFVVDMFAGIGYFSVPMAVHSSPKKIISIELNPVSFGYLQENILLNHVDNLVEPILGDCAVVTPEGVADRVIMGYVGTTHHYLLNGIRALKPEGGVLHYHETTPEKILFERPVNRIKEAALHLGKNTEILEIRRIKKYAPGVWHVVVDAKIT